A single region of the Theileria annulata chromosome 4, complete sequence, *** SEQUENCING IN PROGRESS *** genome encodes:
- a CDS encoding 26S proteasome subunit, putative (Tap349h10.p1c.cand.98 - score = 20.01;~SMART PINT (SM00088) at aa 251-344, E()=1.10e-10) yields MKGDAEHTLDLLETNYPSLSNLIVHLKMYLTDKLYHELTGSLITLMSDPSVSCDHKLQVFESVVHPLKDSFNILSFCKLLKLSSELLDPKSALEHLSKYDKFMQTDREAYIMLQIAKSYHYVKSGQTKECDALLDSVRETVNNSLNLDISVHSSFYHASAYMNKIMFPLDDISENERKTIAVTITISSILAPDSFGFGELIHQPIIEHYLKGSDYNWLYEVLLIFNEGNLQLFEEALERFKGQITHSELNGHEPELRYKLTLIALLNLAFRKPNKQRSLSFQEIVEHCKIQMDEVEPFILKALGCNLIQGHIDQTQGTIQVTWVQPRILDTNKLELVRQKLKGWISSTNELVKGLEQLIANPSN; encoded by the exons ATGAAAGGAGATGCAGAACACACGTTGGACTTGCTGGAAACTAATTACCCTAGTTTATCCAACTTAATAGTCCATTTGAAGATGTACCTAACGGACAAGTTATACCATGAGTTAACTGGCTCTTTGATTACGTTAATGTCGGATCCTTCAGTCTCTTGTGACCACAAACTACAGGTTTTCGAGTCGGTTGTGCATCCGCTAAAGGATTCCTTCAATATCCTAAGCTTCTGTAAACTTTTGAAGCTCTCCTCAGAACTTTTGg ACCCTAAATCAGCACTTGAACATTTGAGTAAATACGATAAGTTTATGCAAACTGATAGAGAAGCGTATATCATGTTACAAATCGCAAAA TCATACCACTATGTGAAAAGTGGCCAAACAAAAGAGTGCGATGCATTACTGGACTCTGTTCGTGAGACTGTGAACAACAGTCTAAACCTGGATATTTCTGTACATAGCTCATTTTATCATGCATCCGCTTACATGAACAAG ATTATGTTCCCTTTAGACGACATTTCTGAAAATGAAAGGAAAACCATCGCCGTTACCATTACAATTTCATCAATTCTGGCACCAGATAGCTTCGGTTTTGGCGAACTG ATACACCAACCCATAATTGAGCACTATTTGAAGGGAAGTGATTATAATTGGCTCTACGAGgttttactaatttttaacGAAGGAAACTTACAACTTTTCGAGGAGGCTTTGGAGCGTTTTAAAGGACAAATTACACACTCG gAGTTAAATGGTCATGAACCGGAGCTTAGATATAAACTAACTTTAATAGCTTTACTGAACTTGGCGTTCAGAAAGCCTAATAAACAGAGATCTTTATCATTTCAGGAGATAGTAGAGCACTGTAAAATCCAAATGGACGAAGTAGAGCCCTTTATACTCAAGGCACTGGGTTGTAACCTTATCCAAGGCCATATCGACCAAACACAAGGAACTATCCAAGTCACATGGGTTCAACCGAGAATTCTTGATACTAACaa GCTGGAATTGGTCAGACAGAAATTAAAAGGTTGGATCAGCTCAACAAATGAACTTGTTAAGGGACTAGAACAGCTTATTGCAAATCCTTCCAATTAA
- a CDS encoding glycoprotein endopeptidase, putative (Tap349h10.p1c.C.cand.121 - score = 28.83;~SMART pfam:Peptidase_M22 (PF00814) at aa 13-296, E()=1.50e-68; pfam:TPK_catalytic (PF04263) at aa 220-313, E()=5.00e-02) — protein MKEYSEDYLKKFHALGIEGSANKLGIAVIRGDGEILSNVRRTYSPPDGEGFLPRQVSKHHRENMASLLMEALEKAGITLSDLSLICYTKGPGIGSGLHVGALAAKTIHFITGKPIVGVNHCVAHVEMGRFLSGYKKPAILYVSGGNTQVLSYDEKRKVYSVLGETLDIAIGNVLDRIARLLHLPNKPAPGLSIELQARKSSKNLIPLPFVVKGMDCSLSGLLTKCEDLIEHFKTKLIMSEDSAFEYEQFKVDLCFSVQEHTFAMLIEMLERAMSFTDSDEILLVGGVGCNLRLQEMANLMAKERNAKLFPMDERYCIDNGAMIGYTGMIDYLYGLKEKCVLEPKEVTVSQRYRTDQAPVHWIE, from the exons atgaagGAATATTCTGAAGATTACTTGAAAAAGTTCCATGCGCTTGGAATTGAGGGGAGCGCTAACAAATTAGGAATAGCCGTAATAAGAGGTGACGGAGAGATACTTTCAAACGTAAGAAGAACGTATTCTCCTCCAGATGGAGAGGGATTTCTGCCCAGACAAGTCTCCAAACACCACCGGGAGAATATGGCCTCGCTCCTGATGGAGGCACTTGAGAAGGCAGGGATAACTTTATCAGATTTGAGTCTGATCTGCTACACGAAGGGGCCTGGTATAGGTTCGGGACTACATGTGGGAGCTTTAGCAGCTAAAACTATACATTTTATCACCGGAAAACCAATTGTGGGAGTTAATCACTGCGTGGCACACGTTGAAATGGGAAGGTTTCTGAGTGGATATAAGAAGCCGGCAATACTGTACGTTTCAGGAGGAAACACCCAGGTTCTCTCCTATGACGAAAAAAGGAAAGTTTACTCGGTTTTGGGTGAGACCCTTGATATAGCAATTGGAAACGTGTTGGACAGAATAGCAAGGCTCTTGCACCTTCCAAATAAGCCTGCTCCAGGCTTATCAATAGAGTTACAAGCCAGGAAATCGTCAAAGAACCTTATTCCACTACCTTTTGTAGTTAAGGGCATGGACTGCTCCCTTAGTGGCCTGTTAACGAAATGCGAGGATTTGATTGAGCATTTCAAGACGAAGCTTATTATGAGCGAAGACTCGGCCTTTGAGTACGAGCAGTTCAAAGTTGACCTTTGCTTTAGTGTCCAAGAACACACTTTTGCAATGTTGATTGAAATGTTAGAAAGAGCCATGTCATTTACTG ATTCCGATGAGATATTATTGGTTGGGGGAGTTGGGTGCAATTTAAGGCTTCAAGAAATGGCGAATTTAATGGCTAAGGAAAGAAATGCAAAGCTGTTTCCCATGGATGAACGTTACTGTATTGATAATGGCGCAATGATAG GATACACTGGGATGATTGATTATTTATACGGTCTGAAAGAAAAGTGTGTGTTAGAACCGAAAGAAGTAACAGTTTCGCAGCGTTATAGGACTGACCAGGCTCCAGTTCACTGGATTGAGTAA
- a CDS encoding uncharacterized protein (Tap349h10.p1c.C.cand.120 - score = 27.98) has product MPNSPYENDVSNDSNTLQSSSDSRNTNRVMSSSQRNSRIENTAHRSSVNSRRVGSLSDLVIDEHSRSRYRENGSMSDGRTRSSSRTTSGNPYSRTNSRSQSPSNDGSSLPSQPNGSNDNSTSVPNNSRINKNKRRFLQRWDDSNTNSISNESNEDSVESMPYVYQQSEFLRICQDIIRKCDSEDVLVNFLETIDKGECFDLSLVRDQQLKKKLRHLSKALYLERLDSKYKRPPECTISLLTIYNELLPFIRSKVSKQGEYTKPKQIEEPTKESSKPGPESRLTVEEASELLSLREMHEQGFFVDYENIEKEFTKRHKQVDLWGKTPAEQKALLESQSDEKDETPWNHFDRDRDFLSSNTVKLGKVGERTKFLDSTRDYKESFKPVAKTSSFI; this is encoded by the coding sequence ATGCCAAATTCACCATATGAAAATGATGTTTCTAATGATTCGAATACTTTACAATCCTCTTCAGATTCACGTAATACCAATAGAGTTATGTCTTCTTCACAAAGAAACAGTAGAATAGAGAACACTGCTCACAGATCAAGTGTTAACTCCAGAAGAGTGGGATCACTATCTGATCTAGTAATAGATGAACATTCCAGGAGTAGGTACAGGGAAAATGGTTCCATGAGTGATGGTAGAACTCGAAGCAGTAGCCGAACTACCAGCGGTAATCCCTACTCTCGCACTAATTCAAGGTCTCAATCGCCTTCAAATGACGGTTCTTCCCTTCCTAGCCAACCCAATGGTTCGAATGATAATTCTACTTCTGTACCCAATAACTCAAGGataaataagaataaaagACGTTTTTTACAACGCTGGGATGATTCTAACACAAATTCAATATCAAATGAATCCAACGAAGATAGCGTGGAATCCATGCCATATGTATACCAACAGAGTGAATTTCTGAGGATATGCCAAGATATAATAAGGAAGTGTGATTCAGAAGATGTGTTGGTTAATTTTCTTGAAACTATAGATAAGGGAGAATGTTTTGATTTATCATTGGTTAGGGATCAGCAATTGAAAAAGAAGCTCAGACACTTATCTAAAGCACTCTATTTAGAACGTTTAGAttcaaaatataaaagaCCTCCAGAATGTACTATATCTCTCCTcacaatatataatgaacTGTTACCATTTATAAGGTCAAAAGTTAGTAAACAAGGTGAATATACTAAACCTAAACAGATTGAAGAACCAACTAAGGAATCATCAAAACCAGGTCCAGAATCAAGATTAACAGTGGAGGAGGCATCCGAATTGTTAAGCCTTAGAGAAATGCACGAACAGGGTTTCTTTGTGGATTACGAAAACATAGAAAAGGAGTTTACCAAACGTCATAAACAAGTTGACCTTTGGGGGAAAACTCCAGCTGAACAAAAGGCCCTACTTGAGTCCCAATCAGATGAGAAGGATGAAACGCCCTGGAACCACTTTGATCGAGATCGCGATTTTCTGAGTTCAAACACTGTTAAGTTAGGTAAAGTTGGAGAAAGGACTAAATTTCTTGATTCCACTCGAGATTATAAGGAATCTTTCAAGCCTGTAGCTAAAACCTCATCattcatataa
- a CDS encoding dynamin, putative (Tap349h10.p1c.cand.100 - score = 60.93;~SMART DYNc (SM00053) at aa 6-253, E()=2.74e-90; GED (SM00302) at aa 550-641, E()=4.38e-13): MPLDVNSNLRKLISLVDDLRDVGLHKYINLPRICVAGTQSSGKSSVLESIVGIDFLPRGDGIVTRRPIEFRLNRLKPSSPEDKCKPYIVFEGNDERFYDFEKARNHIQQLTNERAGDKKGIVDDPIVLSVFSPDCPDLSLIDLPGVTRVPLKNSDQTDDIEMLTKDMIMRYASDPRTIILAVVAANVDMSTSDALQLAKRADPLGVRTLGVITKIDLMDQGASALSMLQNDEVPLRLGYTGVKNRSQKDISDGVTIKQAIENETKFFNEHKLYRTLNPSLWGIGSLVDKLTNVLLRHISTVLPELKLEVSTRLKTVRDRLEQMGDKAPTDPKERIELLWQLISEFCEMFSGTIKGRFVSRLHEFLDADAVSSVQIRGIFNDLLDHFMTVDVFDKVSDLEIDQAIRIHEGDSLPGFPSPDTFEYLMLPQLQKIVPSVQDCLDKVHMTLELLSFKVAEKVFGRFPSLCVRVQSLSQQLFNEEKEKTREILDQYIESETLYIFTNDSKYMIEKEEKQPEENQTYLDKATQMSQSTVNAVSTTIDNFRGRKTRYSPAFIQEFRRRLNVYFSIVLRNVRDSVPKIVGHFLVRKSQKNMHYKIYTQLSQQEDLEQLFGEPDHVAHERQILKEQASVLAKAISIINKDFSKGNDFDQSLERDIITSSASYASVLYKNKTLANTTSISTAPSIQNSVENVTKGRFDGVTDNVKGVEEAGKSNLNSVNSVKEMDRMNYRFTSPSHHANPVNIQSKLVRSNLSNLGSNIVNGFNNLAVSKKTPSNNPLFD; this comes from the exons atgCCGTTAGATGTTAATTCAAACTTACGCAAACTCATCAGTCTTGTT GATGACTTGCGTGATGTTGGATTAcataagtatataaatttgcCCAGGATCTGTGTAGCGGGGACCCAAAGCAGCGGGAAAAGCAGTGTTCTGGAGAGCATCGTAGGTATAGATTTCCTTCCTAGAGGGGATGGAATAGTAACCAGAAGACCTATCGAGTTTCGCTTAAACAGGCTTAAGCCTTCATCACCTGAGGATAAATGTAAACCCTACATAGTGTTTGAAGGCAATGATGAACGTTTTTACGACTTTGAGAAGGCTCGAAATCACATTCAACAACTGACAAACGAAAGAGCAGGAGATAAGAAAGGAATTGTAGATGACCCTATTGTACTTTCAGTTTTCTCTCCAGATTGTCCAGATCTTTCATTAATTGATCTCCCCGGAGTGACTAGAGTACCTTTAAAGAACAGTGATCAGACAGACGATATCGAGATGTTGACCAAGGACATGATCATGCGCTACGCCTCGGACCCGCGCACAATCATCCTTGCAGTGGTGGCTGCAAACGTTGATATGTCAACGAGCGATGCACTTCAGTTGGCAAAAAGAGCAGATCCACTGGGTGTGAGAACTCTTGGTGTTATTACTAAGATCGATTTAATGGATCAGGGAGCAAGCGCACTTTCGATGCTTCAAAATGATGAAGTGCCATTAAGACTAGGGTACACAGGAGTTAAAAACAGGTCACAAAAGGATATCTCAGATGGAGTAACGATAAAGCAAGCAATAGAA AATGAGACCAAGTTTTTTAATGAGCACAAATTATATCGTACTCTGAACCCAAGCCTTTGGGGGATAGGCTCACTCGTTGATAAATTGACAAATGTTTTGCTAAGACACATTTCGACAGTTTTACCGGAACTTAAGCTTGAGGTTTCTACAAGGCTTAAGACCGTCAGAGATAGGCTGGAACAGATGGGAGATAAGGCACCAACTGACCCGAAGGAGCGCATCGAGCTTTTGTGGCAGTTGATCAGTGAATTTTGCGAAATGTTCAGCGGTACAATAAAGGGACGTTTCGTAAGCAGACTCCACGAATTTCTCGACGCAGACGCAGTTTCAAGCGTCCAAATAAGGGGAATATTCAACGACCTCCTGGACCACTTCATGACAGTGGACGTCTTTGACAAGGTTTCAGACCTTGAAATCGACCAGGCAATAAGAATCCACGAAGGAGATTCGCTTCCAGGATTCCCATCACCAGATACATTTGAATACCTAATGCTACCACAATTACAGAAAATAGTGCCATCAGTTCAAGACTGTTtag ATAAAGTGCATATGACATTGGAGCTGTTGAGTTTTAAAGTGGCTGAGAAAGTTTTTGGACGCTTTCCCTCACTGTGTGTGAGGGTCCAAAGCCTGAGTCAGCAACTTTTCAACGAAGAAAAGGAGAAAACACGCGAGATTCTAGACCAATACATTGAAAGCGAAACGCTGTACATATTCACAAACGACTCAAAGTATATGATTGAGAAGGAGGAAAAACAACCAGAAGAAAATCAAACCTATTTAGACAAGGCAACACAGATGAGTCAATCAACAGTTAACGCAGTCTCTACAACAATTGATAATTTCAGAGGAAGAAAGACCAGATACAGTCCCGCATTCATTCAGGAGTTCAGAAGACGCCTCAACGTCTACTTCTCAATAGTACTTAGAAATGTACGAGACTCAGTTCCAAAGATAGTCGGCCATTTCCTAGTCAGAAAGAGTCAGAAGAATATGCATTATAAGATATATACTCAACTTAGTCAGCAAGAGGACCTTGAGCAACTCTTTGGTGAGCCAGACCACGTTGCACATGAACGCCAAATACTCAAGGAACAAGCTTCAGTGCTCGCGAAGGCaattagtataattaacAAAGATTTCTCTAAAGGAAATGATTTCGACCAGAGTCTAGAAAGAGATATTATTACATCATCAGCATCATATGCCTCAgtattgtataaaaataagaCTTTGGCAAACACAACTAGTATTTCAACAGCACCCTCAATCCAAAACTCAGTTGAAAACGTGACAAAAGGAAGATTTGATGGTGTTACAGATAATGTAAAAGGGGTGGAGGAGGCTGGAAAGAGTAATCTCAACAGTGTAAATAGTGTAAAAGAAATGGACAGAATGAATTATAGGTTTACTAGTCCATCGCATCACGCAAACCCAGTAAATATACAAAGTAAACTCGTGAGGAGTAACCTCTCAAATTTAGGATCAAATATAGTTAACGGGTTTAACAATCTAGCCGTATCCAAAAAAACGCCTTCCAATAATCCTCTGTTCgattaa
- a CDS encoding coatamer, gamma subunit, putative (Tap349h10.p1c.cand.102 - score = 60.83;~SMART pfam:Adaptin_N (PF01602) at aa 19-558, E()=3.80e-34) → MIRDLKSRFEGSKPAFVNDKNSIFQDVRIFSKVPINSKKCAKVLTKILSMLSCGNEKLSETESTEIFFGVTRLFEADDERLRRLIYLLIKLLPVNETEIFIVTSSLTKDMNSQNYVYRANAIRSICYIMKGAVSPQIERYLKSSLVDKQPYVSSSTLLCSIGMSLRNSEMLKRWFSEITTCLSNKSEMVRFHATILLFILRYNDKQSIRKLVKMLEDDGEHVICFIIRFTVYNSSFAEAKPLLLKYLSHTSPLVKLEAVKGTIYLLSTTFVSKGGNVKNGTKHSNGPDERGKGQIENNSNDYYEHNDIINRVFEVLIHFLTVGDVYTFASMRQISKLAQIMPEKIHSANKQLESFITCGNRTLCSLALLTLLQTGSSDTVESLLTQASTLSGDFKLEVTRAIKRLCISHPDKFRHVLNFLAVNFRQETAYAPKAEMVEATIHIVSEIPKARTLGISNLCEFIEDCEYPEINCRIIKFLGENIPNTSNPTEYIRFIYNRLMLENPLVRSASIDALENIAKALPELRTCILFIIKSTNSLCNFQLNSDINMSQYYISSLENGIGSMDCLDMDGFGGKLNDQSNGLFATNGDYKAELSELMEIYDRLGEEKVNLSKLLNKLNDRINGVDESEQLDSFDSYMLEKMSSGSSTERTTESFTEMQMDLPVKSTLGLPPDIMDIAVTELHPTVNLRLTEEEEDYNVMAKLFVNSNHLVIGFNVENTLNNQSLENVSITLNTTDCQNSETYTIVHSTTIEQLSSNESDMLYTVLRNNSPGNEYNSLLMGNVQVNLKYKVVCPTEVYEDSLNINNLHLNFSSYMCKWNLTENEFSSLWENLDEHEEVGTYNLQFKKLQDSVDEVVKYIGMGVAMEKNVNKITWINLAGKFLGKYEVLAKASFAQPNPSTCMLKLQVRSDNLVVSRLLLSQLE, encoded by the coding sequence ATGATTAGAGACTTGAAGAGCCGATTCGAGGGCTCAAAACCAGCGTTTGTAAACGATAAAAACTCAATTTTCCAAGATGTTAGAATTTTTTCGAAGGTTCCAATCAACTCGAAGAAATGTGCCAAAGTCTTGACGAAGATTTTGAGCATGCTGTCATGCGGAAACGAAAAGTTGTCAGAAACAGAATCGACAGAGATATTTTTTGGAGTAACAAGACTCTTTGAAGCAGACGATGAAAGATTGAGGAGACTAATATATCTGTTGATCAAGTTGTTGCCAGTTAACGAGACTGAAATCTTCATAGTAACGAGTTCGTTAACGAAGGACATGAATAGCCAAAACTACGTTTATAGAGCTAACGCAATAAGGTCCATTTGTTATATCATGAAAGGAGCAGTTTCACCCCAAATTGAACGATATTTAAAGTCATCGCTGGTGGATAAGCAGCCCTATGTTTCATCATCAACTTTGCTCTGCTCGATAGGAATGTCGCTTCGAAACTCAGAAATGCTCAAGCGCTGGTTTTCAGAAATTACAACATGCCTTTCAAACAAAAGCGAAATGGTGCGTTTCCACGCCACAATACTCCTGTTCATACTCAGGTATAATGATAAGCAGTCGATAAGGAAGTTGGTGAAAATGTTGGAAGATGATGGAGAACACGTTATATGTTTCATAATAAGATTTACAGTTTATAATTCGTCATTTGCAGAAGCAAAACCTCTGCTTCTTAAGTATTTATCACACACATCACCATTGGTAAAACTTGAAGCCGTTAAAGGCACTATATACCTTTTGTCAACAACTTTTGTATCTAAGGGTGGAAATGTCAAGAATGGAACAAAACACTCTAATGGCCCAGATGAAAGAGGAAAGGGCcaaatagaaaataattcaaatgACTATTATGAACATAACGATATCATAAATAGAGTATTTGAGGTgttaatacattttttaacGGTAGGAGACGTGTACACGTTCGCCTCAATGAGACAAATTTCCAAATTGGCACAAATAATGCCAGAGAAAATACATTCAGCCAACAAACAACTTGAGTCATTCATCACATGCGGTAATAGAACACTATGTTCTTTGGCATTGTTGACCCTATTGCAGACAGGAAGTTCTGACACTGTGGAGAGTCTGTTAACCCAGGCATCAACATTATCAGGTGACTTTAAGCTGGAAGTCACAAGAGCTATTAAACGACTTTGCATCTCACACCCAGACAAGTTCAGACATGTTCTCAATTTCCTGGCCGTCAATTTTAGGCAGGAGACAGCCTACGCCCCGAAGGCTGAGATGGTCGAAGCAACAATCCACATCGTCTCAGAAATCCCGAAAGCACGCACATTGGGAATTTCTAACCTCTGCGAGTTCATCGAAGACTGCGAATACCCTGAAATTAACTGTAGAATTATAAAGTTTCTTGGAGAAAACATACCAAACACATCTAATCCAACCGAATACATTCGTTTCATATACAATAGGTTGATGTTGGAGAACCCACTGGTAAGGAGTGCAAGCATTGATGCGCTTGAAAACATAGCGAAAGCGTTGCCAGAGCTACGAACGTGTATACTATTCATAATAAAATCGACAAATTCACTATGTAATTTTCAACTCAACTCTGATATAAACATGTCACAATATTACATAAGTAGTCTGGAGAACGGTATTGGTTCTATGGATTGTTTGGACATGGATGGTTTTGGTGGGAAATTAAATGATCAATCAAATGGTTTATTTGCAACCAACGGTGACTATAAAGCTGAACTATCTGAGTTGATGGAGATATATGACAGACTAGGAGAGGAAAAAGTAAATCTTTCCAAGCTGTTAAATAAGCTAAATGATAGAATAAATGGAGTTGATGAATCTGAGCAATTAGACTCATTTGATAGCTACATGCTAGAAAAGATGTCAAGTGGCAGTAGCACGGAACGCACAACGGAAAGCTTTACTGAAATGCAAATGGATCTCCCAGTAAAGAGTACTTTAGGTTTACCACCTGATATCATGGATATAGCTGTCACTGAGTTACATCCTACTGTAAATTTAAGACTAACTGAAGAGGAGGAAGACTATAACGTAATGGCAAAGTTATTTGTAAACTCAAATCATCTGGTTATTGGATTTAATGTAGAAAATACTCTAAATAATCAATCACTTGAAAACGTGTCAATAACTCTTAACACGACAGACTGTCAAAACTCAGAAACTTATACAATTGTACACTCCACTACAATAGAGCAACTTTCCTCTAACGAATCTGATATGCTGTATACAGTGTTGAGGAACAATTCACCGGGTAACGAGTATAATAGTCTTCTAATGGGAAATGTACaagtaaatttaaaatataaagtaGTTTGTCCCACGGAAGTATACGAGGATTCACTCAACATCAACAATCTACACCTCAACTTTTCTAGCTACATGTGTAAATGGAATTTGACGGAGAATGAATTCAGCTCACTATGGGAAAATTTAGATGAACACGAGGAAGTCGGGACATATAACTTACAGTTTAAGAAACTACAAGACTCTGTAGATGAAGTGGTAAAGTATATAGGAATGGGTGTGGCCATGgaaaaaaatgtaaataagATAACATGGATAAATCTTGCCGGAAAGTTTCTAGGAAAATATGAAGTGTTGGCAAAGGCCTCGTTTGCACAGCCAAACCCGTCGACCTGTATGTTGAAGCTACAAGTCAGGTCAGACAATCTCGTCGTTTCAAGATTATTACTATCACAACTTGAGTAG
- a CDS encoding uncharacterized protein (Tap349h10.p1c.cand.103 - score = 15.31;~SMART pfam:DSS1_SEM1 (PF05160) at aa 13-83, E()=9.40e-02): MDSTDGDTNKASENKEMTDVSSHFQIFDEPDDELEEFDEIENIVTVDDPEIADWNEDWETAGWDDEDAESDFVKKILQELENYRKSHNNN; this comes from the exons ATGGATTCCACAGATGGAGACACCAATAAGGCTTCAGAGAATAAGGAAATGACAGATGTATCTTCGCATTTCCAAATATTCGACGAGCCTGATGATGAATTGGAGGAATTCGATGAAATCG aaaatataGTCACTGTTGATGATCCCGAGATAGCAGATTGGAACGAGGATTGGGAGACTGCCG GATGGGACGATGAGGACGCAGAGAGTGATTTTGTTaagaaaatattacaaGAACTGGAAAATTATCGTAAATCAcacaataata